One Tunturibacter gelidoferens genomic region harbors:
- a CDS encoding S53 family peptidase — protein MAHAKLFLGTLLGVGILAAVPLFGASSEVSGSTITNNTPKFTASAKNLGAVDPSTVIEVSIWLNPHNKADLDALAKDLYDPESPNYRHWLSKAEFTSKYAPTAEEAKTVINFFTSNKLTVVKVGPDNFFVRARGTVGAVNSAFHVSLNNYEVDGKTVRGNSKDPYITGEAAALVGSVAGLDTMEYSHPVVTKTTSRKPPAAPSGVESSSTALATSAVGTSLPFNSDCFPGKTTQTFSTSGGLPIATYTGNGYTTSSAGCGYTPENIRAAYNLNALYAEHFDGSGQTIVIIDWCGSPTITSDANAFSAQFGLPKLTSSNFKIIYTPTPSYCEAPDPEINIDVEWAHAIAPGAAIDLVVPPSATFQDVDQGFFYAVNYQLGNVISGSYGSEELYTPTSVLVTEDLIAETAAVLGISANFSTGDSGDFTFDFPQFNPASVSAPADSPYATGIGGISLALKSNNTIAWQSGWGTNENLVAEEGFVEDPPTGGGFFNFGSGGGVSAVFAKPSYQSQLKGGGRHLPDISWLADPFTGAYIAISEPGVLPELQYAVYGGTSLACPMFSALWAIANQEAGVPLGQAAPYLYSLPASTITDIVPYSSKTNVTGEVVDSAGKKSYSAVALASPLEGSTSFESVLWDYPLLQDTALILTFGTDSGLKTAVGWDDVTGVGVPNGKAFADYFKR, from the coding sequence ATGGCTCACGCAAAGCTATTTTTAGGCACATTACTCGGAGTTGGGATCCTAGCCGCCGTTCCGCTCTTCGGAGCTTCTTCTGAAGTTAGCGGATCCACCATCACGAACAACACACCCAAGTTCACGGCATCGGCCAAAAATCTGGGAGCCGTCGACCCTTCCACGGTGATTGAAGTCAGCATCTGGCTCAATCCCCACAACAAGGCCGATTTAGACGCGCTGGCGAAGGATCTTTATGATCCCGAGTCTCCCAACTATCGCCATTGGCTCAGCAAGGCTGAGTTCACTTCAAAGTATGCGCCGACCGCAGAGGAAGCCAAGACCGTCATAAATTTCTTCACGTCGAATAAGCTGACGGTTGTGAAGGTGGGTCCGGATAACTTCTTTGTCCGGGCACGAGGCACCGTAGGCGCAGTGAATAGTGCGTTCCATGTGTCGCTCAACAACTATGAAGTCGATGGCAAGACGGTGCGTGGCAATTCAAAAGATCCCTATATTACGGGAGAGGCAGCCGCACTGGTAGGCTCGGTTGCCGGCCTGGACACCATGGAATACAGCCATCCTGTGGTGACTAAGACTACAAGTCGTAAGCCTCCCGCGGCGCCCTCTGGTGTCGAATCTTCCTCGACAGCGTTAGCGACCTCGGCCGTGGGCACGTCGTTACCGTTCAACTCGGATTGCTTTCCCGGCAAGACCACTCAGACGTTCAGTACGAGCGGCGGCCTACCAATCGCCACTTACACTGGCAATGGTTATACGACCAGCTCGGCTGGGTGTGGTTACACGCCTGAGAACATCCGAGCCGCGTACAACCTCAACGCACTGTATGCCGAGCACTTCGATGGGAGCGGGCAAACCATCGTCATTATCGACTGGTGCGGATCGCCGACCATTACCAGCGACGCGAATGCTTTCTCGGCGCAATTCGGCCTGCCGAAGCTGACGTCGAGCAACTTCAAGATCATCTACACTCCCACTCCTTCTTATTGCGAGGCACCGGATCCGGAGATCAACATTGATGTGGAATGGGCTCACGCCATTGCACCTGGAGCTGCGATTGATTTGGTGGTCCCGCCGAGCGCCACTTTTCAGGATGTAGACCAGGGGTTCTTCTATGCAGTCAACTATCAACTGGGCAATGTCATCTCGGGCAGCTATGGAAGTGAAGAGCTCTATACCCCGACTAGCGTTCTGGTCACCGAAGATCTGATCGCCGAAACCGCAGCCGTGCTGGGAATCTCTGCAAACTTCTCCACTGGAGACAGCGGCGATTTCACCTTCGATTTTCCGCAATTTAATCCGGCGTCCGTGAGCGCCCCTGCAGATTCTCCGTACGCGACCGGGATAGGCGGTATCAGTCTGGCGCTGAAATCGAATAACACCATCGCCTGGCAGTCTGGTTGGGGAACCAATGAAAATCTGGTCGCGGAGGAGGGATTTGTTGAAGATCCGCCGACTGGGGGTGGCTTCTTCAACTTTGGTTCGGGAGGGGGCGTCAGCGCAGTCTTCGCAAAGCCTTCTTATCAGAGTCAGCTAAAGGGTGGTGGACGTCATCTTCCAGATATTTCGTGGCTGGCCGATCCATTCACGGGCGCATACATTGCGATCTCTGAACCAGGCGTGCTTCCTGAGTTGCAATACGCGGTTTATGGCGGCACAAGTCTTGCCTGCCCGATGTTCTCCGCGCTATGGGCCATTGCCAACCAGGAAGCTGGGGTGCCGCTTGGGCAGGCCGCGCCTTATTTGTACTCATTGCCTGCATCAACGATCACGGACATCGTCCCTTACAGCTCGAAGACCAATGTGACGGGAGAAGTTGTGGATTCAGCGGGGAAGAAAAGCTATTCGGCTGTAGCATTGGCCTCTCCGCTCGAAGGCTCGACGAGCTTCGAGAGTGTCCTGTGGGACTACCCGTTGCTACAAGATACCGCCCTGATTTTGACGTTCGGCACGGATAGCGGTCTTAAAACAGCGGTTGGTTGGGATGACGTAACAGGTGTGGGAGTTCCCAACGGGAAGGCTTTTGCCGACTACTTCAAACGGTAG
- the lepB gene encoding signal peptidase I yields the protein MPETITTEATTPDVAQQEQAETPLESLASICTVLAIGLFVMTFIFQNFEIPSASMVQTLLIGDHVLVDRISLAPPAKWAPFTFYRDVRRGDIIVFFKPGEPDLFLVKRTIGIPGDRIHLRNGVVYLNGVAQNEPYAGMPATDDNPQHAFDPYRDDFPAVPPDNYGNVTASWAYELTNHIQDGDLIVPPGKVFAMGDNRTESLDGRYWGFVPRENIVGRPLFVYWSFQTPADQINKQSIGERLGFMGHIILHIFDETRWKRTLHLIK from the coding sequence TTGCCCGAAACCATCACAACCGAAGCCACCACCCCCGACGTCGCCCAGCAGGAGCAGGCCGAAACTCCTCTTGAGTCCCTCGCCTCCATCTGCACCGTCCTCGCCATCGGTCTCTTCGTGATGACCTTCATCTTCCAGAACTTCGAGATCCCCTCCGCCTCCATGGTGCAGACCCTGCTCATCGGCGACCACGTCCTCGTCGACCGCATCTCCCTCGCCCCGCCCGCCAAATGGGCCCCCTTCACCTTCTATCGCGACGTCCGCCGCGGCGACATCATCGTCTTCTTCAAGCCCGGCGAGCCTGATCTCTTCCTCGTCAAGCGCACCATCGGCATCCCCGGCGACCGCATCCATCTCCGTAACGGCGTCGTCTATCTCAACGGCGTCGCCCAAAACGAGCCCTACGCCGGAATGCCCGCCACCGACGACAACCCCCAGCACGCCTTCGATCCCTACCGCGACGACTTTCCCGCCGTCCCGCCCGACAACTACGGCAACGTCACCGCCAGCTGGGCCTATGAGCTTACCAACCACATTCAGGACGGCGACCTCATCGTCCCCCCCGGCAAGGTCTTCGCCATGGGCGACAACCGCACCGAAAGCCTCGACGGCCGTTACTGGGGCTTCGTCCCGCGCGAAAACATCGTAGGCCGCCCCCTCTTCGTCTATTGGTCGTTCCAAACCCCCGCCGACCAGATCAACAAGCAGAGCATAGGCGAGCGCCTCGGCTTCATGGGCCACATCATCCTCCACATCTTCGACGAAACACGCTGGAAGCGCACGCTTCATCTCATCAAGTGA
- a CDS encoding AsmA family protein: MQETGPNYVPSLDHSEAAEADTAPSLSTHALRRLLYLAFVILAVMLLILLPPYISVNRYQRRIATSIGDSLGRPVHLDKVSLNLLPLPGFTLENFVVDEDPAFGSEPVIRANSVRATLRLSSLWSRRVEFSTISFTEPSVNLVHTAAGKWNLESILLHAAHISAAPTAQRKAGPAPRFPYIEATGARLNLKLDREKSPISLTEADFALWLPDPQQWHLRLSARPARTDTDVSDTGTLELEGTLGRAASLDQVPISLRGEWRNAPLGGASRLLLGRDAGIRGEMLLTANAQGTVSNSNVQARLRLTDTRRADFVPAQPMDIDLQCLGSATADFHSFQDLRCSWPPAGSSDAPIVALTGSVPDLRNPKSADLQIGTPGLPAATLLEWLRVASARVPADISAAGALTGNLSYAPASSGTLPWHGELLLSNSSLINPHAGPTSLVTGDVAFRSTTAPAPKTPQTKHHKPTPPTADGFQLEPVSLALGGKDPATLEGHLDAAGCTFHLTGMASTARIMALATALPQLGDGLAEVLPTNRAAGPYRIDLTASRPWGQPQTWTDTSPRPPVPRPHR; the protein is encoded by the coding sequence ATGCAGGAAACCGGCCCCAACTACGTGCCCTCCCTCGACCATAGCGAAGCCGCGGAAGCTGACACCGCTCCGTCCCTCAGCACGCACGCGCTGCGCCGCCTCCTCTACCTAGCCTTCGTAATTCTTGCCGTGATGCTGCTCATCCTGCTCCCTCCCTACATCAGCGTTAACCGCTATCAGCGCCGCATCGCCACCAGCATCGGCGACAGCCTCGGCCGCCCCGTCCACCTCGACAAGGTCTCCCTCAACCTCCTTCCCCTTCCCGGCTTCACGCTCGAAAACTTCGTCGTCGACGAAGACCCAGCCTTCGGCTCCGAGCCCGTCATCCGTGCCAACTCCGTCCGCGCCACCCTTCGCCTTAGCTCCCTCTGGAGCCGCCGCGTCGAGTTCTCCACCATCAGCTTCACCGAACCCAGCGTCAACCTCGTCCACACCGCGGCAGGGAAGTGGAACCTCGAGAGCATCCTCCTCCACGCCGCCCACATTTCCGCCGCTCCCACCGCGCAGAGAAAGGCCGGTCCCGCCCCGCGCTTCCCCTACATCGAAGCCACTGGGGCGCGTCTCAACCTCAAACTCGACCGCGAAAAGTCTCCTATCTCCCTCACCGAAGCTGACTTCGCCCTCTGGCTCCCCGACCCGCAGCAATGGCATCTTCGCCTCTCCGCTCGTCCGGCCCGCACCGACACCGACGTATCCGACACCGGCACGCTCGAACTCGAAGGCACTCTCGGCCGAGCCGCTTCGCTCGATCAGGTCCCCATCAGCCTGCGCGGCGAGTGGCGCAACGCGCCGCTCGGCGGAGCCAGCCGCCTCCTCCTTGGCCGCGACGCCGGCATCCGCGGCGAAATGCTTCTTACCGCCAACGCCCAGGGCACCGTCAGCAACAGCAACGTACAAGCCCGCCTCCGCCTCACCGACACCCGCCGCGCAGACTTCGTGCCCGCTCAGCCCATGGACATCGATCTCCAATGCCTCGGCTCTGCCACCGCCGACTTCCACTCCTTCCAGGATCTTCGCTGCAGCTGGCCGCCAGCCGGTTCCTCCGATGCGCCCATCGTCGCACTCACCGGTTCTGTCCCCGACCTCCGCAACCCGAAGTCCGCAGACCTGCAGATCGGAACCCCTGGCCTCCCCGCCGCAACGCTCCTCGAGTGGCTTCGGGTAGCCAGCGCCCGCGTCCCCGCCGACATCTCTGCCGCCGGCGCTCTCACCGGCAATCTCTCCTATGCTCCCGCCTCCTCCGGCACGTTACCCTGGCACGGAGAGTTGCTTCTGAGCAACAGCAGCCTCATCAATCCCCACGCCGGCCCCACCTCTCTGGTCACGGGCGATGTTGCCTTTCGCTCCACCACGGCGCCTGCCCCAAAAACTCCACAAACCAAACATCACAAACCCACTCCTCCCACTGCCGATGGCTTTCAGCTGGAGCCTGTCTCTCTCGCTCTCGGCGGCAAAGATCCCGCGACGCTCGAAGGCCACCTCGACGCCGCAGGCTGCACCTTTCACCTCACCGGCATGGCCTCCACAGCACGCATAATGGCCCTCGCAACCGCGCTCCCCCAGCTAGGCGACGGCCTCGCCGAAGTCCTGCCCACCAACCGGGCAGCCGGCCCCTACCGCATCGACCTCACCGCCTCCCGCCCTTGGGGCCAGCCCCAAACCTGGACCGACACCTCACCCCGCCCTCCAGTTCCCCGACCACATCGCTAG
- a CDS encoding M1 family aminopeptidase translates to MKSFDVVSVVGRRLVLAAVFGVSLARAQEAPPADSPPPPQGKVLFDRNLDSPEVEKKEKPPVSQAAVEVSDAERTSLTFTSYDLDVHLTPAQSLLGVHSRFSVKNSGKAPLTRLVFQISSALSWESFAAQIEGRVVPLTFTQHAIDTDADHTGKATEAVVSLPQPLESGASLALTGFYSGEVVQSAERLERIGAPLDQAANADWDQITAERTALRGFGSVLWYPTAAAPVFLGDGAKLFQSVGLNKLQQAEATVHMRLTVEYVGDAPDAAFFCGRREQLVKVSENQNLPVAESPGVATAEFSARPLGFRTLSLFITDRAGTVTDNSLISAVTDHYDALPSYGAASTKVQPLLVEWLGAGPLNVLNILDHDGQPFEDDALLVVPMRAAAAEVLAPSLVHSLSHAWFGSSHVWLDEGVAQWMSLLWIEQSQGREAAVKRLQQEANTLSLVEPGPSSGSSTGTSSSLSAGSSASDAGQSLILASDEVYYRTKAAAVLWMLRSVVGDDALKRALQTYRTDKMDSDPKEFQRVLERSAKRDLAWFFDDWVYRDRGLPDLSIANVTPRALAKIGDKGKGFLVSVDVTNDGDAAAEVPVTVRSGALTSTQRLRIAGRSSASVRVVFEGTPDEVIVNDGSVPEVTASIHTKQIVAH, encoded by the coding sequence TTGAAGAGTTTTGATGTTGTTTCGGTTGTAGGTCGCCGGCTGGTTCTGGCGGCTGTGTTTGGAGTTAGTTTAGCGCGGGCGCAGGAGGCTCCTCCTGCCGATTCGCCTCCGCCACCACAGGGTAAGGTTCTGTTCGATCGAAATCTGGATTCGCCAGAGGTTGAGAAGAAGGAGAAGCCTCCGGTAAGCCAGGCGGCGGTCGAGGTCAGCGATGCGGAGCGCACCTCGCTCACCTTCACTTCGTACGATCTGGATGTTCATCTGACTCCGGCGCAGTCGCTGCTGGGGGTTCATTCGAGATTCTCCGTGAAGAACTCGGGGAAGGCTCCGCTGACGAGGCTCGTGTTTCAGATCTCGTCGGCACTGAGCTGGGAGAGTTTTGCAGCGCAGATTGAGGGGCGCGTGGTGCCTCTCACTTTCACGCAACATGCGATCGATACTGACGCCGATCACACGGGGAAGGCGACCGAGGCGGTGGTCTCTTTGCCCCAGCCATTGGAGTCGGGGGCGAGTCTTGCGCTGACGGGCTTCTACTCGGGCGAGGTGGTGCAGTCGGCAGAGCGGCTGGAGCGAATTGGTGCGCCGCTCGACCAGGCTGCGAATGCGGACTGGGATCAGATCACCGCGGAACGGACGGCGCTGCGCGGGTTCGGCAGTGTTCTGTGGTATCCGACGGCTGCGGCACCGGTGTTTCTGGGTGATGGAGCGAAGCTGTTCCAGAGTGTCGGGCTGAACAAGCTGCAGCAGGCTGAGGCGACGGTGCATATGCGACTGACGGTGGAGTATGTCGGCGATGCGCCGGATGCTGCGTTCTTCTGTGGGCGTCGGGAGCAGTTGGTGAAGGTGAGTGAGAACCAGAATCTGCCGGTGGCTGAGTCTCCGGGGGTGGCGACGGCTGAGTTCTCCGCGCGGCCGTTGGGATTTCGTACCTTGAGTCTCTTTATCACCGATCGGGCGGGTACTGTGACCGACAACAGCCTGATCTCCGCGGTGACCGACCACTACGATGCACTGCCGAGCTATGGCGCGGCTTCGACGAAGGTGCAGCCGCTGCTGGTCGAGTGGCTGGGAGCCGGTCCGCTGAACGTGCTCAACATCCTCGATCACGACGGGCAGCCGTTTGAGGACGATGCTCTGCTGGTGGTGCCGATGCGTGCCGCGGCAGCAGAGGTGCTGGCTCCTTCGCTGGTGCATTCGTTGAGCCATGCATGGTTCGGCTCGTCGCACGTCTGGCTGGATGAAGGCGTGGCGCAGTGGATGTCGCTGTTGTGGATCGAGCAGAGTCAGGGGCGGGAGGCGGCGGTGAAGCGACTGCAGCAGGAGGCGAACACACTGTCTCTTGTGGAGCCGGGGCCTTCTTCCGGCTCGTCTACCGGAACGTCGTCCAGTTTGTCGGCCGGCTCCTCCGCCTCCGATGCCGGGCAGAGCCTGATCCTTGCGAGTGATGAGGTCTACTACCGGACGAAAGCTGCGGCGGTGCTTTGGATGCTGCGGTCGGTGGTGGGCGATGATGCGTTGAAGCGGGCGCTGCAGACCTACCGGACCGACAAGATGGACAGCGACCCGAAGGAGTTTCAGCGGGTTTTGGAACGAAGCGCCAAGCGGGATCTGGCCTGGTTTTTTGATGATTGGGTGTATCGGGATCGCGGCCTGCCGGACCTTAGCATCGCCAACGTGACGCCTCGTGCGCTGGCCAAGATTGGGGACAAGGGCAAGGGGTTCCTGGTGTCGGTGGACGTGACGAACGACGGGGATGCGGCGGCTGAGGTGCCGGTGACGGTGCGATCGGGGGCGTTGACTTCGACACAGAGGCTGCGTATCGCGGGACGGTCGAGCGCTTCGGTACGGGTCGTGTTCGAGGGTACGCCGGATGAGGTGATCGTCAACGACGGCAGCGTGCCGGAGGTAACGGCTTCGATTCACACCAAGCAGATTGTGGCGCACTGA
- the rlmB gene encoding 23S rRNA (guanosine(2251)-2'-O)-methyltransferase RlmB — MEVLYGLHPVEEAIRSGARALDHVSVARERRDERLERLIELCRTAGVRVSLESRDQLTRLARTDAHQGVLAVVRERKFLGIEDLLAPKEEGKHRFFLALDGVEDPHNLGALLRTADGAGVDGVILPERRSAPVTATVAKTSAGASEHVRIARVTNLVRALEQMKQKHVWVLGLDERGTPDYTEYDFKGDCVLVLGREGAGLHDLVKKTCDHLLRIPMAGQVSSLNVSVAGAVVMFEAMRQRRQTAAPPAARKPSKERKGLGS, encoded by the coding sequence ATGGAAGTTCTTTATGGCCTGCACCCTGTCGAGGAGGCTATTCGGTCGGGGGCGCGGGCGCTTGACCATGTCAGTGTGGCACGAGAGCGGCGGGATGAGCGGCTGGAGAGGCTGATCGAGCTGTGCCGGACGGCTGGCGTTCGGGTGTCGCTGGAGTCTCGGGACCAGCTGACCAGGCTGGCGCGGACGGATGCGCATCAGGGTGTGCTTGCGGTGGTTCGGGAGCGTAAGTTCCTGGGGATCGAGGACCTGCTGGCTCCGAAGGAGGAGGGGAAACACAGGTTCTTCCTCGCTCTGGATGGCGTCGAGGACCCGCACAACCTTGGAGCGCTGCTGCGGACTGCGGATGGAGCGGGCGTCGATGGTGTGATTCTGCCGGAGAGGCGTTCTGCTCCGGTGACCGCGACGGTGGCGAAGACCTCGGCGGGAGCTTCGGAGCATGTGCGGATCGCTCGTGTTACGAACCTGGTTCGTGCGCTGGAGCAGATGAAGCAGAAGCACGTTTGGGTTCTTGGGCTGGATGAGCGCGGAACGCCGGATTACACAGAGTATGACTTCAAGGGCGACTGCGTTCTGGTGCTGGGGCGTGAAGGCGCTGGGTTGCATGACCTGGTGAAGAAGACCTGCGATCATCTGCTGAGGATTCCGATGGCGGGACAAGTGTCGTCGCTCAATGTGTCGGTTGCGGGCGCGGTTGTGATGTTTGAGGCGATGCGTCAGCGCCGTCAAACTGCGGCTCCGCCAGCTGCTCGAAAGCCTTCGAAGGAACGTAAGGGATTGGGATCTTGA
- a CDS encoding RNA polymerase sigma factor: MDRAGKTRVLLGRKNVSSSVQSGSISLTSTLGAQVSSENAATAQGLKKQSPELLDSLIELYQHRLLRYLLFLTGKREVAEDLFQETWMRVLLRGAQYNGKARFDTWLFTIARNLVIDLSRKRVMASLDEMGEGKEDERPFEVAMSGPSPLEQFQSRENCAEVGEVLLKLEPSYREVLVLRFYEELSLEEIATVTRAPLSTVKSRLYRGLAALKPEMEQLRSSRSFAEVGI, encoded by the coding sequence ATGGACCGTGCGGGAAAAACGCGAGTCTTGTTAGGCCGAAAGAACGTCTCTAGCAGTGTGCAAAGTGGTTCCATCTCGCTGACGTCGACGCTCGGGGCTCAAGTCTCAAGCGAAAACGCAGCGACCGCCCAAGGGTTAAAGAAGCAGAGTCCAGAGTTACTGGATTCACTCATTGAGCTTTATCAGCACCGTCTTCTCCGTTATCTTCTTTTCCTCACTGGGAAGCGTGAAGTTGCCGAGGATCTCTTTCAGGAGACGTGGATGCGGGTTCTGCTGCGAGGGGCACAGTACAACGGCAAAGCACGGTTCGACACATGGCTCTTTACCATTGCGAGAAATCTGGTGATTGACTTGTCGCGAAAGCGGGTGATGGCCAGCCTTGACGAGATGGGTGAGGGGAAAGAAGACGAACGGCCGTTTGAGGTCGCGATGTCAGGACCTTCACCGCTCGAGCAGTTTCAATCCCGCGAAAACTGCGCTGAAGTAGGGGAGGTTTTGCTGAAGCTAGAACCTAGCTACCGAGAGGTTCTTGTTCTTCGTTTTTATGAAGAACTTTCTTTGGAGGAGATCGCCACCGTAACTCGGGCACCTTTATCGACGGTGAAGTCCAGGCTTTATCGCGGACTGGCGGCTTTGAAGCCGGAGATGGAGCAGCTTCGATCCTCTCGTTCGTTTGCGGAGGTCGGGATATGA
- a CDS encoding zinc ribbon domain-containing protein: MIPTWSVVLAILVFGAVQYLFHGVLPHHKHELLPMRLLMGYSWGTAFASYVLLVGYVSRDVRRRRMPAGLWMLIVVVLPGGIGAVVYFLLRQPMLMPCPHCSTEIISSIHFCPQCQFQLAPVCGRCFRGVQITDVYCTQCGHDLAEDHAPARLRVYSD; this comes from the coding sequence ATGATACCGACCTGGTCGGTGGTGCTGGCCATTCTGGTGTTTGGGGCCGTGCAGTATCTGTTCCATGGAGTGTTGCCGCATCACAAACATGAGTTGCTCCCGATGCGACTGCTGATGGGTTACTCGTGGGGTACTGCGTTTGCCAGCTACGTGTTGCTGGTGGGGTATGTGAGCCGCGATGTTCGGCGCCGCCGGATGCCGGCTGGATTGTGGATGCTGATCGTGGTGGTGCTTCCGGGTGGGATCGGGGCGGTGGTGTACTTCCTGCTGCGACAGCCGATGCTGATGCCTTGTCCGCATTGCAGTACGGAGATTATCTCGAGCATACACTTCTGTCCGCAGTGCCAGTTCCAGCTGGCTCCTGTGTGTGGACGTTGCTTCCGCGGGGTGCAGATTACGGATGTGTACTGCACGCAGTGCGGGCACGATCTGGCCGAGGACCATGCGCCTGCGCGGCTGCGCGTATATAGTGACTAG
- a CDS encoding LytR/AlgR family response regulator transcription factor, with protein sequence MSLTALIIDDEPLARQELQYLLERAGGVEVLAQGTNGIEAVELIRMHKPDLVFLDVQMPGLDGFGVLKKLLDRKVPMPQVVFATAFNQYAVRAFEVNAIDYLLKPFDRKRVMQTIEKAQARRVAPPEPAGLALETGAKLDALLRLVEEQTQAPKANSGKVIVRAQSRLLLVDQREICFASIEEGTISVVTRAVEGHSNCRTLEELMDQLDPETFWRAHRSYVVNIQHIREVVPWFKSSYQLRMDDAQKTEIPVSRAQTKRLRELFNL encoded by the coding sequence ATGTCACTGACTGCACTCATCATCGATGACGAACCACTGGCGAGGCAGGAGCTGCAGTACTTGCTGGAGCGCGCGGGCGGGGTTGAGGTTCTGGCGCAGGGAACTAACGGGATCGAAGCTGTGGAACTGATTCGGATGCATAAGCCGGATCTGGTGTTCCTCGATGTGCAGATGCCTGGCCTTGACGGTTTTGGCGTGCTGAAGAAGCTGCTGGACCGTAAGGTTCCGATGCCTCAGGTGGTGTTCGCGACTGCATTCAACCAGTATGCGGTGCGCGCGTTCGAGGTGAATGCTATCGATTATCTGCTGAAGCCCTTTGATCGAAAGCGGGTGATGCAGACGATCGAGAAGGCCCAGGCTCGACGGGTTGCTCCGCCGGAGCCGGCGGGCTTGGCGCTAGAGACGGGGGCCAAGCTGGACGCGCTGCTGCGGCTGGTCGAGGAGCAGACGCAGGCACCGAAGGCCAACTCGGGCAAGGTAATTGTTCGGGCGCAGAGCCGTTTGCTGCTGGTGGATCAGCGCGAGATCTGTTTTGCCTCGATCGAAGAGGGCACCATCAGTGTGGTGACGCGGGCGGTTGAGGGGCACTCAAACTGCAGGACGCTGGAGGAGCTGATGGACCAGCTCGATCCGGAGACGTTCTGGAGGGCGCACCGGTCGTATGTGGTGAATATTCAGCACATACGGGAGGTGGTACCGTGGTTCAAGTCCAGCTACCAGCTAAGGATGGACGATGCTCAGAAGACGGAGATTCCGGTCAGCAGAGCACAGACCAAGCGGCTTCGTGAGCTGTTCAATCTGTGA
- a CDS encoding BON domain-containing protein, producing MIRLTRRVFPAFAASLVFTLSAPTVIAQEPTPGPTWSQEDTVRIVQQVQKKLAGLTNLGVFDWLTFGIHGKTLVLKGFASRPTLKSDAERAVKGIQGIDAVDNQIEVLPYSPMDDRIRAEVYNRIYTQPSLRKYNANQGNLGRAIGPGAGVALAAGGITNSPPMGFHAIHIIVKNGNVTLYGVVLNQMDSSIAGMQANSAPGAFSVDNDLIVQGSASKPKEK from the coding sequence ATGATCCGCCTAACCCGTCGCGTGTTTCCGGCCTTTGCTGCATCTCTCGTCTTCACCCTCTCTGCTCCAACCGTCATCGCTCAGGAGCCCACGCCCGGCCCCACCTGGTCGCAGGAAGACACCGTCCGCATCGTTCAACAGGTGCAGAAAAAACTAGCCGGCCTCACCAATCTCGGAGTCTTCGACTGGCTGACCTTCGGCATCCACGGCAAAACACTCGTCCTCAAAGGCTTCGCCTCCCGTCCTACACTCAAAAGTGATGCCGAAAGAGCCGTCAAAGGCATCCAGGGCATAGACGCGGTCGACAACCAGATCGAGGTCCTCCCCTACTCGCCCATGGACGACCGCATCCGCGCCGAAGTCTACAACCGCATCTACACCCAGCCCTCCCTCAGGAAGTACAACGCAAATCAGGGCAACCTTGGACGCGCCATCGGGCCCGGAGCAGGCGTCGCCCTGGCCGCTGGCGGCATCACCAACTCCCCGCCCATGGGCTTTCACGCCATTCACATCATCGTGAAGAACGGCAACGTCACCCTATACGGAGTCGTCCTCAACCAGATGGACTCCTCCATTGCAGGAATGCAGGCAAACTCCGCCCCAGGCGCCTTCAGCGTCGACAACGACCTCATCGTCCAGGGCTCCGCCTCCAAACCAAAAGAGAAATAG
- a CDS encoding outer membrane beta-barrel protein, whose amino-acid sequence MKFKLTLTRVVLSTLLFLTLSLAHNAFAQSSPTATQQLQLSAFVGGTGTFTNLAGGKNLDITAGADLTLLSFRLFRPAAEIRGSYPIDEGTISSQKNFLVGPRVEYPLGRLHPYANFLVGRGAIDYLRGGYIFGNVRYINSNTLVLSPGVGLDYNLTHHLAVKVDFQYQHWDTPAVPSGSIRPKAITLGAVYIFDFNPRHRHSQ is encoded by the coding sequence ATGAAGTTCAAATTGACGTTGACTCGGGTCGTCTTGTCGACCCTCCTCTTCCTGACACTCTCCCTGGCACATAACGCATTCGCACAGAGCTCCCCCACAGCTACCCAGCAGCTTCAGCTCTCAGCCTTCGTCGGAGGCACCGGCACCTTCACCAACTTGGCGGGTGGAAAAAACCTCGACATCACCGCCGGCGCTGACCTCACGCTTCTCTCCTTCCGTCTCTTCCGGCCCGCCGCTGAGATTCGCGGCTCTTATCCCATCGACGAAGGCACCATCAGCAGTCAGAAAAACTTCCTCGTCGGCCCCAGGGTCGAGTACCCCCTGGGCCGTCTCCACCCCTACGCCAACTTCCTCGTCGGCCGCGGCGCAATCGACTACCTCAGGGGCGGCTACATCTTTGGCAACGTCCGCTACATCAACTCCAATACCCTCGTCCTCTCCCCCGGCGTCGGCCTCGACTACAACCTCACCCATCACCTCGCCGTCAAAGTCGACTTCCAGTACCAGCACTGGGACACCCCCGCGGTACCCTCCGGCAGCATCCGCCCGAAGGCCATCACGCTCGGCGCCGTCTACATCTTCGACTTCAACCCGCGCCATCGCCATAGCCAATAG